A DNA window from Actinokineospora baliensis contains the following coding sequences:
- a CDS encoding tyrosine-type recombinase/integrase, whose protein sequence is MEIAGLPAPTDTPSPWPGVGDPVRLLAEVTGWLRSYGAASTRRTYAGGLGLPTSVPELRDWLSRADHTWVTALRGYADTLDLTAALHAEITTPRLNRPPTREGRFRALHWFRWCATTGTDPLAAHTTDVLTWHDALRAAGAAPATRTRMLATVRTLYQHLAAAGLVAGNPADLDRRRLGLRDPQPAKAVLTLTTGQVAALLTAATTRRPGASPRDRLRARAVVALFTLGLRVSELCDLDHPDLHTTRGRRALRVTGKGGKVRTVYLSDLAEAALADYLNAVPASPHTAVTIGSPIPEAPLLLSRAGTRCDRRDVWSLLRRLAVAAELPELAGAMHPHALRHFYVTTAMEQGARVTDVQTDVGHARVDTTQRVYNHAAPHPDRSAAAGVGAAIARHLREG, encoded by the coding sequence ATGGAGATCGCAGGCCTCCCGGCACCCACCGACACCCCCAGCCCGTGGCCAGGAGTGGGGGACCCGGTGCGGCTGTTGGCCGAGGTCACCGGCTGGTTGCGGTCCTACGGCGCCGCCTCCACCCGCCGCACCTACGCCGGGGGACTGGGCCTGCCCACGAGCGTCCCCGAACTGCGGGACTGGCTCAGCCGCGCCGACCACACGTGGGTCACCGCACTGCGCGGCTACGCCGACACCCTCGACCTCACCGCCGCCCTGCACGCCGAGATCACCACGCCCCGCCTGAACCGCCCGCCGACCCGCGAGGGCCGCTTCCGGGCGCTGCACTGGTTCCGCTGGTGCGCCACCACCGGCACCGACCCCCTCGCCGCCCACACCACCGATGTCCTGACCTGGCACGACGCGCTTCGCGCCGCCGGGGCGGCACCCGCGACCCGGACCCGGATGCTCGCGACCGTCCGCACCCTCTACCAACACCTGGCCGCCGCTGGCCTGGTCGCGGGCAACCCCGCCGACCTCGACCGCCGCCGCCTCGGCCTGCGCGACCCCCAACCCGCCAAAGCGGTCCTGACCCTGACCACCGGCCAGGTCGCCGCCCTGCTCACCGCCGCCACCACGCGCCGCCCCGGCGCCTCACCCCGCGACCGTCTGCGCGCGCGGGCCGTGGTCGCCCTGTTCACCCTGGGCCTGCGGGTCTCGGAGCTGTGCGACCTGGACCACCCGGACCTGCACACCACCCGCGGTCGGCGGGCGCTGCGGGTCACCGGCAAGGGCGGCAAGGTCCGCACCGTGTACCTGTCCGACCTCGCCGAGGCCGCCTTGGCCGACTACCTCAACGCCGTGCCCGCCTCGCCGCACACCGCGGTCACCATCGGGTCACCCATCCCGGAGGCGCCGTTGCTGCTCAGCCGCGCCGGGACCCGGTGTGATCGCCGGGACGTGTGGAGCCTGCTGCGGCGGCTGGCGGTCGCTGCGGAGCTGCCGGAGTTGGCGGGGGCGATGCACCCGCACGCGCTGCGGCACTTCTACGTGACCACCGCGATGGAGCAGGGCGCGCGGGTCACCGATGTGCAGACCGATGTGGGGCACGCCCGGGTCGACACGACGCAGCGGGTCTACAACCACGCGGCTCCGCACCCGGATCGAAGCGCGGCGGCGGGGGTGGGTGCTGCGATCGCTCGGCACCTGCGGGAGGGATGA
- the rox gene encoding rifampin monooxygenase: protein MGDVIVVGAGPTGLMLAAELRLQGVDVLVLEREQRPTDHVRALGLHARSIEVMAQRGLLPRFLEEGTEYPLRGFFAGITAPAPQRLDTAHGYVLGIHQPVVERLLTEHALEVGVRIRRGVELVGVSQDDDGVSAELADGARERARYLVGCDGGRSTVRKLLGVGFPGEPSRVDTLLGEMQIGVAPEELTEVMTRVRETEKRFGIGQFGESYRVVVPAAGVAPDRSVPPTLDEFKTQLRALTGTDFGVHTPRWLSRFGDATRLAERYRVGRVLLAGDAAHIHPPVGGQGLNLGIQDAFNLGWKLAADLNGWAPTDLLDTYHAERHPVAAAVLENTRAQMMLLSNEPGPRAVRGLLAELVEFEEVNRHLIEKITAIGIRYDLGEGHDLLGKRLRDLPLKHGSLYDLTHTGRGLLLDQTGGLSVAGWSDRVDHVSEVSEELDVPAVLLRPDGHVAWVGENQDDLRAHLPRWFGAAS from the coding sequence ATGGGTGACGTGATCGTGGTCGGCGCCGGTCCGACCGGGTTGATGCTGGCCGCGGAGCTGCGGCTGCAGGGCGTGGACGTGCTCGTGCTGGAGCGCGAGCAGCGGCCGACCGACCACGTGCGGGCGTTGGGCCTGCACGCGCGCAGCATCGAGGTGATGGCCCAGCGGGGCCTGTTGCCGCGTTTCCTCGAGGAGGGCACCGAGTACCCGCTGCGGGGGTTCTTCGCGGGGATCACCGCGCCCGCGCCGCAGCGGCTGGACACCGCGCACGGCTACGTCCTGGGCATCCACCAGCCCGTGGTGGAGCGCCTGCTGACCGAGCACGCGCTCGAGGTCGGCGTGCGGATCCGCCGCGGTGTGGAGCTGGTCGGGGTGAGCCAGGACGACGACGGGGTGAGCGCGGAGCTGGCCGACGGCGCGCGGGAGCGGGCCCGGTACCTGGTGGGCTGCGACGGCGGGCGCAGCACGGTGCGCAAACTGCTCGGGGTGGGGTTCCCGGGTGAGCCCAGCCGGGTGGACACGCTGCTGGGGGAGATGCAGATCGGGGTCGCGCCCGAGGAGCTGACCGAGGTGATGACGCGGGTCCGCGAGACCGAGAAGCGCTTCGGCATCGGCCAGTTCGGCGAGTCCTACCGGGTGGTGGTGCCCGCCGCGGGCGTGGCGCCGGACCGTTCGGTGCCGCCGACGCTCGACGAGTTCAAGACACAGTTGCGGGCGTTGACCGGCACCGATTTCGGTGTGCACACCCCGCGCTGGCTGTCGCGCTTCGGCGACGCGACCCGACTGGCCGAGCGCTACCGCGTCGGCCGCGTCCTGCTGGCGGGCGACGCCGCGCACATCCACCCCCCGGTCGGCGGCCAGGGCCTGAACCTGGGCATCCAGGACGCCTTCAACCTGGGCTGGAAACTCGCCGCCGACCTCAACGGGTGGGCCCCCACGGACCTGCTCGACACCTACCACGCCGAACGGCACCCGGTGGCGGCGGCGGTGCTGGAGAACACGCGCGCGCAGATGATGTTGCTGTCCAACGAGCCGGGGCCGCGGGCGGTGCGGGGGCTACTGGCGGAACTGGTCGAGTTCGAGGAGGTCAACCGCCACCTGATCGAGAAGATCACCGCCATCGGCATCCGCTACGACCTCGGCGAGGGCCACGACCTGCTCGGCAAGCGCCTCCGCGACCTGCCCCTCAAACACGGCAGCCTCTACGACCTCACCCACACCGGCCGCGGCCTGCTCCTCGACCAAACCGGCGGCCTGTCGGTGGCGGGCTGGTCGGACCGCGTCGACCACGTGTCCGAGGTGAGCGAAGAACTGGACGTACCCGCGGTGCTGCTGCGCCCAGACGGCCACGTGGCCTGGGTCGGCGAGAACCAGGACGACCTCCGCGCCCACCTACCCCGCTGGTTCGGTGCGGCGAGCTGA
- a CDS encoding class I SAM-dependent DNA methyltransferase, giving the protein MPDPIFADPRLVAVYDTFDGPRDDLDAYLAIIADLGARHVLDLGCGTGNLGALLVARGLEVTGVDPAAASLDVAKARTPGARWLHGDATAAAGLDADLVIMTGNVAQVFLTDTDWSATLTAARMALRPGGHLVFETRRPERRAWLEWNTHTTRDVPGIGPVHHHRAVTEVHLPLVTFTSTYHFPDGTTLTSTSTLRYRDRPTLQHDLTTHGYHVLDIRQAPDRPNKEFVVIAQAR; this is encoded by the coding sequence ATGCCCGACCCGATCTTCGCCGACCCCCGCCTCGTCGCCGTCTACGACACCTTCGACGGCCCCCGCGACGACCTCGACGCCTACCTGGCGATCATCGCCGACCTGGGCGCCCGCCACGTCCTGGACCTGGGCTGCGGCACCGGCAACCTCGGCGCCCTGCTCGTCGCCCGCGGCCTCGAGGTCACCGGCGTCGACCCGGCCGCGGCCTCACTGGACGTCGCCAAGGCCAGGACCCCGGGCGCCCGGTGGCTGCACGGCGACGCCACGGCCGCGGCGGGCCTGGACGCCGACCTGGTGATCATGACCGGCAACGTCGCCCAGGTCTTCCTCACCGACACCGACTGGTCGGCCACCCTGACCGCCGCCCGGATGGCTTTGCGCCCCGGCGGCCACCTCGTCTTCGAAACCCGCCGCCCCGAACGCCGCGCCTGGCTGGAGTGGAACACCCACACCACCCGCGACGTCCCCGGCATCGGCCCCGTCCACCACCACCGAGCCGTCACCGAAGTCCACCTCCCCCTGGTGACCTTCACCAGCACCTACCACTTCCCCGACGGCACCACCCTGACCTCCACCTCAACCCTGCGCTACCGAGACCGCCCCACCCTCCAACACGACCTGACCACCCACGGCTACCACGTCCTCGACATCCGCCAAGCCCCCGACCGCCCCAACAAGGAGTTCGTCGTCATCGCCCAAGCCCGGTAG
- a CDS encoding TetR/AcrR family transcriptional regulator — protein sequence MDVHTAAETGTRARTRRAILDAAVTVLTADPTAPLADVATAAGVGRTTVHRYFPERAELLTALSRHVQDQVVEATYRARLGENTAAQALARLCQEYFDLGAVLTLVFNDPAQSEVWDECSPTDLAVLDLIGRGHSDGTIDPGFSPAWVRDLLWALLYTAWQQSTTDQVSRHDALDACLRALRKLITP from the coding sequence GTGGACGTGCACACCGCAGCCGAGACCGGCACCAGGGCCCGCACCCGCCGGGCGATCCTCGACGCCGCCGTCACCGTGCTCACCGCCGACCCGACCGCCCCGCTGGCCGACGTCGCCACCGCCGCCGGGGTCGGCCGCACCACCGTGCACCGCTACTTCCCCGAACGCGCCGAACTGCTCACCGCGCTCAGCCGCCACGTCCAGGACCAGGTCGTCGAGGCCACCTACCGCGCCCGCCTCGGCGAGAACACCGCCGCCCAGGCCCTGGCGCGGCTGTGCCAGGAGTACTTCGACCTCGGCGCCGTGCTCACCCTGGTGTTCAACGACCCCGCCCAGAGCGAGGTCTGGGACGAGTGCAGCCCCACCGACCTCGCCGTCCTCGACCTGATCGGCCGCGGCCACAGCGACGGCACCATCGACCCCGGCTTCAGCCCCGCCTGGGTCCGCGACCTGCTCTGGGCCCTGCTCTACACCGCCTGGCAGCAGTCCACCACCGACCAGGTGTCGCGCCACGACGCCCTCGACGCGTGCCTGCGCGCCCTGCGGAAGCTCATCACCCCCTGA
- a CDS encoding ABC transporter ATP-binding protein: MSVPKGGRLRLLWSFARPHRARLALGLLLALAGSGVGLVTPLATKWVLDSLSTDAGLRGPITLMLVLLVVGACMWVAQWILLGTLGERVVLDARESMVARFFRATVPAITTRPVGELVTRVTSDTLLLREAATSSVIGLINGVVMLVGTLVFMAALDVALFLTTIAAVVVIAVLFGLLMPAIAVAKEKAQAHIGALGGTLEGALHAVRTVKASRAEQRQSGRIVTDARDAAHHGIRAVRREATAWGIAWSGINLAIILILGLGAWRVAEGELAVSTLIAFLLYAFGLMDPVTSLSQHVTALQNGIAAAGRIRDVDALPIEAGGTAGNTVVPTAGPVLELRGITAAYGPDTAPAVRGIDLTIPRVGHTAIVGPSGAGKTTLFSLILRFLEPQEGTMRVNGIPYAELTHADIRAHLAYVEQETPVVPGTIRDNLLFSHPGASDEQLHRALAAVRLDTLADALPDGLDTPLSGTSVSGGQRQRIALARAILADPDVLLLDEATAQVDGLTEAALHDVIRDHASRAAVVTIAHRLSTVVDADTIIVMTDGHIRAQGTHLELLATDSLYRELVESLRIPEPV, translated from the coding sequence ATGAGCGTTCCGAAAGGGGGGAGGCTTCGCCTCCTCTGGTCCTTCGCCCGTCCGCACCGCGCCCGACTCGCCCTCGGGCTGCTGCTCGCCCTCGCCGGGTCCGGCGTCGGCCTGGTCACCCCGCTGGCCACCAAGTGGGTCCTCGACTCGCTGAGCACCGACGCGGGCCTGCGCGGCCCGATCACGCTGATGCTGGTGCTGCTCGTGGTCGGCGCCTGCATGTGGGTGGCCCAGTGGATCCTGCTGGGCACCCTGGGCGAACGCGTCGTCCTCGACGCCCGCGAGTCCATGGTCGCCCGGTTCTTCCGCGCGACCGTCCCGGCCATCACCACCCGCCCGGTCGGCGAGCTGGTCACCCGGGTCACCTCCGACACCCTGCTGCTGCGCGAGGCGGCCACCTCCAGCGTCATCGGCCTGATCAACGGCGTGGTCATGCTGGTCGGCACCCTGGTGTTCATGGCGGCCCTGGACGTGGCGCTGTTCCTGACCACCATCGCCGCCGTGGTGGTGATCGCGGTCCTGTTCGGGCTGCTCATGCCCGCCATCGCCGTCGCCAAGGAGAAGGCCCAGGCGCACATCGGGGCGTTGGGCGGCACCCTGGAGGGCGCGTTGCACGCGGTGCGCACGGTCAAGGCCAGCCGCGCCGAGCAGCGCCAGAGCGGCCGGATCGTCACCGACGCCCGCGACGCGGCCCACCACGGGATCCGGGCGGTGCGGCGGGAGGCCACGGCGTGGGGGATCGCCTGGTCGGGCATCAACCTGGCGATCATCCTGATCCTGGGGCTCGGCGCGTGGCGGGTCGCCGAGGGCGAGTTGGCGGTGTCGACGCTGATCGCGTTCCTGCTCTACGCGTTCGGGCTGATGGACCCGGTGACGTCGCTGAGCCAGCACGTCACCGCCCTGCAGAACGGCATCGCCGCCGCCGGACGCATCCGCGACGTCGACGCCCTGCCTATAGAAGCGGGCGGAACCGCGGGGAACACCGTGGTGCCCACGGCGGGGCCGGTGCTGGAGCTGCGGGGGATCACCGCGGCCTACGGGCCCGACACCGCACCCGCAGTCCGGGGCATCGACCTCACCATCCCGCGCGTGGGGCACACCGCGATCGTCGGGCCCTCCGGGGCGGGCAAGACCACCCTGTTCTCGCTGATCCTGCGGTTCCTGGAGCCCCAAGAGGGCACGATGCGGGTCAACGGGATCCCCTACGCCGAGCTCACCCACGCCGACATCCGCGCGCACCTGGCCTACGTCGAGCAGGAAACCCCGGTCGTGCCGGGAACGATCCGCGACAACCTGCTGTTCTCCCACCCCGGCGCCAGCGACGAGCAGCTGCACCGGGCCCTGGCCGCGGTCCGGCTCGACACCCTCGCCGACGCGCTGCCCGACGGGCTCGACACCCCGCTGTCGGGCACCTCGGTCTCCGGCGGGCAACGCCAGCGGATCGCCCTGGCCCGCGCCATCCTGGCCGACCCCGACGTGCTGCTGCTCGACGAGGCCACCGCCCAGGTCGACGGCCTCACCGAAGCCGCCCTGCACGACGTCATCCGCGACCACGCCTCCCGCGCCGCCGTGGTCACCATCGCCCACCGGCTGTCCACCGTGGTCGACGCCGACACGATCATCGTCATGACCGACGGCCACATCCGCGCCCAAGGAACCCACCTGGAGCTGCTGGCCACCGACAGCCTCTATCGCGAATTGGTCGAATCGCTGCGCATCCCCGAACCCGTGTAG
- a CDS encoding aminoglycoside phosphotransferase family protein: MPITVPDALAAYYAVQSPEHLPWLSTLPTLAAAMLDHWDLRPDGPARHGMVALVIPVVRVDGTPAALKLQPSDDENDGEPVALRHWSGHAAVRLLEHHAPTGAMLLERLDATRPLSALPADTAVTVIADLLSRLHVPAPPGIRTLTGIGAAMLAERPLLDRLTAPDDRALAHACAHALAAVITEPGDTLLHWDLHYDNVLAGERAPWLAIDPKPITGHPGFDLMPALDNAFTDVTALRYRFDLLTEALTLDRPTAAAWTLARALQNTLWSLHDGDRALDSIQALIAHTLLPLSGVLP, from the coding sequence GTGCCCATCACCGTGCCCGACGCGCTCGCCGCCTACTACGCCGTTCAAAGCCCCGAACACCTGCCGTGGCTATCCACGCTGCCGACTCTCGCGGCCGCGATGCTCGACCACTGGGACCTACGCCCCGACGGACCCGCCCGCCACGGAATGGTCGCCCTCGTCATCCCCGTCGTCCGCGTCGACGGAACCCCCGCGGCGCTCAAACTGCAGCCCAGCGACGACGAGAACGACGGCGAGCCCGTCGCACTACGCCACTGGTCCGGCCACGCCGCGGTACGGCTGCTCGAGCACCACGCACCCACCGGCGCCATGCTCCTCGAACGCCTCGATGCGACGCGCCCACTCAGCGCCCTACCCGCCGACACCGCGGTCACCGTCATCGCGGACCTCCTGTCGCGCCTGCACGTCCCCGCCCCACCCGGCATCCGCACCCTGACCGGCATCGGCGCCGCCATGCTCGCCGAACGCCCACTCCTGGACCGGCTCACCGCCCCCGACGACCGCGCCCTGGCCCACGCCTGCGCCCACGCCCTCGCCGCGGTCATCACCGAACCCGGCGACACCCTGCTGCACTGGGACCTGCACTACGACAACGTCCTCGCGGGGGAGCGCGCACCCTGGCTGGCGATCGACCCCAAACCCATCACCGGCCACCCCGGCTTCGACCTCATGCCCGCCCTCGACAACGCCTTCACCGACGTCACCGCACTGCGCTACCGCTTCGACCTGCTCACCGAAGCCCTCACCCTCGACCGCCCCACCGCCGCCGCCTGGACCCTGGCCCGAGCCCTGCAGAACACCCTGTGGTCCCTGCACGACGGCGACCGGGCCCTCGACTCCATCCAGGCGCTGATCGCCCACACCCTGCTGCCACTCTCGGGAGTCCTGCCGTGA
- a CDS encoding cadmium resistance transporter, translating to MNVGVIGQAVVLFAVTNIDDILILALFFAHGTGRRATRDIALGQYLGFAGILALAIAAALGATFLPDAAIPYLGLLPLALGVKAAIQLWRHRDDTPAATSPTILAVATVTFANGGDNIGVYVPVFATAGMSTAIYVAVFLALVAVWVAAGRYLATRPTIAKGLSRWGHILLPIVLIALGLLILIEGGAFGL from the coding sequence GTGAACGTGGGCGTCATCGGCCAGGCTGTAGTCCTGTTCGCCGTCACCAACATCGACGACATCCTCATCCTGGCGCTGTTCTTCGCCCACGGCACCGGACGCCGCGCCACCCGCGACATCGCCCTCGGCCAATACCTCGGTTTCGCCGGGATCCTCGCCCTCGCCATCGCGGCCGCCCTGGGCGCCACCTTCCTGCCCGACGCGGCAATCCCCTACCTCGGCCTCCTACCCCTCGCCCTCGGTGTCAAAGCCGCCATCCAGTTGTGGCGGCACCGCGACGACACCCCCGCCGCCACCAGCCCGACCATCCTCGCCGTCGCCACAGTCACCTTCGCCAACGGCGGCGACAACATCGGCGTCTACGTCCCCGTCTTCGCCACCGCAGGCATGAGCACAGCCATCTACGTCGCCGTGTTCCTCGCCCTGGTCGCGGTGTGGGTAGCCGCGGGCCGCTACCTCGCGACCCGCCCGACGATCGCGAAGGGGTTGTCGCGGTGGGGACACATCCTGCTGCCGATCGTCCTGATCGCCCTCGGCCTGCTGATCCTCATCGAAGGCGGCGCCTTCGGCCTATAG
- a CDS encoding SRPBCC family protein, translated as MVDVKRTFTVRASPDAVLDYLRDFSRAEEWDPGTVSCRRLDDGPVRVGSTWHNVSKFLGSETELRYELTVSEPGRLQFIGRNNTATSTDDIRVGPGERPGESALTYHAHVEFHGAAKLAAPVAKVALEKLGTETEQSLTRVFGG; from the coding sequence ATGGTGGATGTCAAGCGCACCTTCACGGTCCGCGCGAGCCCGGACGCGGTGCTGGACTACCTGCGGGACTTCAGCCGCGCCGAGGAGTGGGACCCCGGCACCGTCTCCTGCAGGCGCCTCGATGACGGGCCCGTGCGGGTGGGCTCCACGTGGCACAACGTGTCGAAGTTCCTCGGGTCGGAGACCGAGCTCCGGTATGAGCTGACCGTCTCCGAGCCGGGCAGGCTCCAGTTCATCGGCCGCAACAACACCGCCACCTCCACCGACGACATCCGGGTCGGGCCTGGCGAACGGCCGGGGGAGAGCGCGCTGACCTACCACGCGCACGTCGAGTTCCACGGCGCCGCGAAGCTCGCGGCGCCCGTCGCCAAGGTCGCGTTGGAGAAGTTGGGCACCGAGACCGAGCAGAGCCTGACCCGGGTCTTCGGCGGCTAG